In the genome of Fusarium poae strain DAOMC 252244 chromosome 1, whole genome shotgun sequence, the window CAATTCCCTTTCCTTTACACTTTCCTCTCACATTTCGCTCCAGTGCCTGCTGTCGTTTATCGAGACAGACAAAATGGAAAGGCTCAAGATGGACagcctcaacatcaacattaaCGAGTGGTTTGAGAAAGACCTACCAGTGACTCCTGACTGGAAGCTCTTTGCTCTAGCCAGTGTTGCTTTTGTTGTTCTTCGATTCGCTTGCATCGTCATTTATCGTCTTTACTTCTCTCCCCTTTCCAAGTTCCCTGGCCCCAAGCTCGCCGCCGCGACACATCTCTATGAGTCTTACTATGACTTTTGGAAACAAGGACAGTACTACAAAGTGATTCAGCGCATGCACGAGGTCTACGGACCCCTTGTTCGCGTCACACCTGATGAACTCTCCATCAACGACCCCGACTACTATGACACTGTCTACGTCAACGGTAACGTTCGGCGCACTGAGTCTTTTGGTCACTCGTTCGGTGGTGGACTTGGTATTGAAGGTTTGTTTATCTCCCACCGGCAAACCCAAGTACCTAGCTAATTTATCAGACACCTTCTTTGCCTCTCAGGACCATGACCTCCACCGCAAGAGAAGAAAGCCCATTGAACCTTACTTCTCTCGCAATGGTGTCTTGAAGCTTGAGGAGCTCATTGGCGATCGTGTTGAGAAGTTGTTCCACAAGTTCCATGAGCTCTCTGGTACTGGTGTGGTTGCCCGTCTTGACTATGCTTTTGAAGCTTTTACTGGCGATGTCATGCAGCATATTTGCATTGAGAAGCCCGAGTCCCTACTCAACAGTGATGACTTTTCTTCTGAGTGGTGAGTAGATGACTTTCATCGGTAGACTTTAGCTAATCACGATCTCATAGGTTTGAGATGCTTCGCAATGTTTCCTTGTCCGTGCCTCTTATGGGTATGATCCCATGGCTTGTCCAGTACGTATCTACGGTCAGTTTCAGTCGAGACTGTTACTGACATTACGCAGTGTCCTGAAGTTCATCCCCGAAAGTGTCATCATGTGGCTCGCTCCTTCCGCTGCTCACTTCCAGACCTTTCGAGTCGTAAGTCTTTTTCAACCTCACATACATTCTTACCAAGTGCTGACGATACAACAGCAAGCTGGTCGCCAGATTGAGCAGGCCAAGCGTGAAAAGTCGGAGAACGACCGCAAAGGTATCGCTACTGTCGGTGGAAAGCCCACACTCTTCCGCTTCCTAGTCCATGAGAGTGGCCTCGCACCTGAGGACCTCAGCACTGAGAGACTCCAGAAAGAGGCCATGGTGCTTCTTGGAGGTGGCACTACCACTACTGCGCGCACTGCTACCATGACTTGCTTCTGGATGCTCAGTATGCCCGAGAAGGGTCAACGTCTTCGTGACGAGCTCAAGGATATCATGGCCGAGTACCCCAAGAAGAAGCCTTCTCTGACTGAACTTGAGAAACTTCCTTATCTGGGAGCTGTCATCCAAGAGAGCTTGAGGTACGTACTTTTTTATTCACCACCCCTCCTCCAATACAATCCTTGTCGTTCTGTCGGGGGAACCTTGTTCGATTGAACCAATTAGCGTACTGACCTGGATCTTCCAGAATGGCATATGGATCCATGCGCCGACTTCCTCGCACTTCTCCCGATGTAGCTCTGCAGTTCAAGGACTGGGTGATCCCTCCTGGGGTAAGTCAAGCTAGAGACAGCCAATCCTATTTCTGTCAAGTCCATACGCTAATTTTTGTTTACCACAGACTCCTGTTGGCATGAACGCTTATTATCTCCACACCGATCCCAACGCATTCCCTGAGCCATTCGAGTACAAGCCTGAGCGATGGCTTGGAAAGGTGACACCTGCGATGAAGCGCAGTTTTGTGCCCTTCTCCCGTGGCTCACGCCGATGCCCTGGGTCTAGGTATGTCTTATCACCCATTTTTAAGAAGAAAATGAACTAATACGTTTTACCTTTTTCAGCTTGGCTCTTGCTGACCTTCACTTCGTTCTTGCGGCCTTGTTTGGACCAACTGGCCCCAAGTTTGAGCTGTTCGAGTCCGACAGGTCTGATGTGGATGCTATTCATGACTACTTGATGCCGCTTCCTCGACTGGACTCAAAGGGTGTTCGCGTCACAGTCAAGTAAATCTTTGATTCAAGCCAAGTTTGGTGAAGCTTGACTGGAATATTGGGGAAATTGTGTTCACGGGTGGGTTGGTTTGGCAATGAATTGGTGTGATCTGGACACTTCAAGTAGTTCTTCAATTAAATAGAGAGAGCACATTCATTCACAAAATTATTTCCTATCATCAAATTTTAAAACGAATACTAGTAAATTACGAACGGGTGAGTCGCTGAAAGAATAAATATGTTCATCGCAATGGTGACGATGGCAAAGATTGACTTGGACAAGTGATTCTTAGTGACAACAAATCGCTTAATCGAGAGACATATCTCATGACTCCATTGTGATATTTCTCAATAAATATATGCTAAGACGCGTAGGAACCGATTCGTGTTCCTACACAAAGTGATCAAGGCCATAAGATCACCAGAAATGATTCTAGAACTTGTCTATGTCACACAATCATGACATGACACTATCACGTTCTTTACCAGTACACAAGTTACGAGAGCATTATGAGAGCTTCAGTATGACAACCGCAGTTCAAAAGCCTAGACCAAGGTATCAATAAAAGGTCACTTCACACGCAGTTCAAAAGAAATTAATGGTGATACAATTCTCAATTTCTACCTAAGCAAAGCCATCTAAATATAGGATTTTATTGACACATGCTTCATTTGTGAAATGTTCCCTCAAGGCGCAAAGTCTCTTGGCTTCAATGTCAGAATAAGCGGTGTTTTATCCCAAGCCATGAAACACTTCTGATTGGCATGCCAATTCTCCTGGTTTGGAGCCAACTCATAGTCGAATCTGTACAAGATACGACTGACAACAACACGGATTTCAGCATGAGCCAAGTTTTTACCAAGACAATCTCGCATGCCGAACCCGAACGGACGGTATACTGAGCGATTGTCGTTGTCATACTTTGGATTGTGTAGAGGGTGAGAAGGCTGAAGCCATCGCTCCGGGATAAAGTCATCCGGGTCAGCAAAGTTGTCAGGGTTGTGGAATGTTCCCCATTGGTAGACAGAAACAACGACCTGTAGTGGTTAGCAACAGTGTTATGATCGAGGTAATAAGAAAACTCACTCCTTTGGGAAGGTATTTGCCTTCAATTTCAGCACCAGGGCTGATTCTGGGTGGCGACTCAGCAGCAGGGGGATACACTCTCAACGCTTCGTCAACAGTTGCGTTGAGGTACTCAAGTTGCTTGGTGGTCTTCATGTTGATCTCACTCTCACTCTTGAAAGAAGATCGCACCTCCTCCACCAGTCTCTGGTATGCCACTGGAGAGATACCAaggtagaagaagaagccagaCAGAGCAGTGGTGGTGGTCTCACTCGAAGCTCCAATCAGAACAGGGCAGTCAACAAGGATCTCGTGGTCTGTAAGACCGCCACCGTCACGGTTTCGTCGCATCAAGAAGCTCATAAAGTCACGACGACCAGGAGTGGGCTGCTCTCCAAGCTTCATGCGCTGCATGGCGTGATGAAAAGTCATGTTCCGCTGATCAGCCTCACGCTGGATCTGCTCCTTACCGGTGAAGAAGAAATTGACGATGGGTTCGGTGATTGGGTAGTGCTTGACGAAACGGTTCACGGCATTACCCTTGACGGCTCTGAAGAAGTTGGATACCCATGGGTGGTATTCCTGCTTATCGAGACAGTCAAAGGGTGATGAAAAGACCAGCTCGCCTGCGATgtcgaagagaagaaagttgATCCAGTCAACGATGTTGATAGGCTCACCAATCTTGGCTCGCTCGCTCAGACGCTGGAGAAGCATGTCCGTGTAAGGTTGAATGACAATTTCCTGCTCAACAAGAGCCTGGTCATTGAATGCAGACCAAAACTGCCGTCTGTGGCGTCGATGATTCATCTGGTTGGCACCAAGAATACTCAAGCCATCACCAGGGAAAATGTACTCAGGATACTTGGGGAACTCATCGTCCTTGCCCCTCATGGCGTAGACTTGGAACCATCCGATACTTCCATCAACGGCAAGGCGGTTTGGACCAATACGAACAATGGGACCATACTTGCGATGCAGGCCAGAGACTCTCCAAATCCATGTACCTGAGATGTTACTCATGTAACGCTCAGGGACGTTGGAGATGGCGAGCCATTTGGGACCGGGGAAGATGGAGAGAGGATGAAACCAAACACGGTAGATGGCTATGGCCGCAAGAGAAGTGACCAGCTTTGCTGCTGTCAGTGACAAATTATGTTGACTGAGATAAGACTTGACTTACAAGGCCTGCGGTGATGATGGCAAGGGGCAGCAGCTTCTCATGGTCGAACTTCAGGGAGAAACTCGGAAGTTCCATAGTGGAATAGGAGAGTGTCATTCTGCTGTACCAGCTTGGTATTGATGCTCTGGGTAAGTGCCACTCTTCCCACTCGTTTCGTCTGTATTTATGTGCTCTGTTTCCGGCCGAATTTGTGAATGCCTTGTTTGTCCGCAAGTCTTTCCAGTTCTTCCGTGATAAAGCAGGTTACAAATCCTTTTGGGATTACCGTTCCCGTTTCTCATATCATCCTGATGATGTATTCGTCCTCAAGGGTCAAATCCTTTTGAAAGACTACGAGGGTATGTTGCATATCATTTTAGTAACGGCCCCACAACGTTGTAGCCACCCCCTACCCACATGTAAGCGGGATCATGTTCCTTGTCTCGGGATCAAGCACTGGCTGCATATCCTAGACAAGGATTGAAGGATGAGAATCAGGGCGGAAGAAACTCCCCGGCCGGCATTGAAGGAACTTTGGTGTGTGTTTATATATGCATGTCAGATCAGAAAACGGTTAGATACTATCGAGTTTTGAAGATCATGTCTCCAACTTTCTGTCACAACAGTTGCATGGGCTCATGAGTTGAAGGAAGCGGGGAAGAGGGGCTCCCAAGTCTAGAAACAGGGTTGTAACATTCGATTTTTGAACAATCTGATCCTTCTCGCCAATACCAAGGCTGGGAAAAGGAGGAATTACCAATGAGCGGAGTAGGGATGTTGAAGATTTGCGTATGTGGCCTGGCCCCTTCCTGTCCTACCGTCTCGACATTCGTCGCCTTGAATTGTCACTCATTGCCGCGGATACGGCATTACTGATCGAAATTGTGTGATCAAAGATAACGGAATATGGGATGCTGATTGGACTGATCTGTGAATACTTGATATCAGATGTTAGATTTGCAGTCATTACTCTAAGGAGTCTCAGTGTCATCTTAGGCAAGTGAacatagcttattaaaaattatgaTTTTCATGTGTATCAAACTTCACCGATGAACAGAATTGACCAAGGCGAATACGAGGAACTTGATAACAGCATTTTAAGACTAACTTCAAGATTGAGTCCCAGTAGTCGAGAAATGAACGTGAGATTCAGAAATAAAATTTATTCCAATCGCAATTAAATCCAAAAACAGGAGTCTACAGAAATATTTTACACAACTCTCCAAAAGGTTCCCTTTGCAATGCGTCCAATCGCACTCAACAAAGCCGCAAACAATTCCACAAACCACATGATGATGCTGCTCGTGCCAACCATGGTCATGGGAACGATCGTCATGACAAATGCACCTTATTCATGTTAGTAATAGAAATCATAAAGTAGGTGGTGTTCTTACCAAATAGACCCTCTCGTCTGGTGATGGTCTCCCAAAGTTCACTACCGAGAACGTCAACAGCGCCGTCCCATTGATAAGGACCAACCACGCGGAACTTTGTGTTGAATTGAGCACCAGTCAACCATAAAACAGGCAGACGCCACCAGAGACCAGGGTGCTTGGCACCTGCGTTCCAACCGACTCTAACACCGTCCCAGAAGGTGGGAACAGCATCCATATCAAGAGCAAGCTGGTACGCATAAGACTCGTGGTGAACACCATAGTCGATACGTTTGTGGCCATGAAGCTTGAAGTGGTACTCCTCCCTGGAGCTGAGAGATCTACCTACCTCAGGCTTGACAAGAGTCATGAGCCAAAGCTGGGCTTGAAGTTCGGCAAGCGGAGGAATAGCACCGTAGCCAGGACGGACAAATCCAATAAATCCAACAGTTGGGTCATTGTGACGCCAGATACAGCGGACATCTGCTTCAGCACAGGTTGGGTAGTTCTCACCGTTCTTGTTGGCTTCTTCGAAGAATTTGAATTCTTGAGTATAACCTGTAGCGTAGACAACCATGTCAGGCTTCACAGGGCCAAGCTTCTTCATACGCTCTGCTTCAGGGCGGCCGTTCTCCCTGAAGTGCATGACACCTTTGTCATCGATATGAGTTGGCCAAGGAGCCAAGTCGATGTACTTGTTGCCTGGGACCTCCTTGACAGGAATAGTGACGATGGCACGACGGATGCGCTCCACAATTCCTGGGTTGGTGGGACGGTAAGGCTCACTGATATAGTGAAGACATCTCCAGACAGCCTTGTTAAAGAAGCCTATTCCAAGTTAGCTATGCGATTCTTTGATATTGGAGATCAAGACAACTTACTCTGAGATGTATGAAATCGGTCAGCATCAAGGCCTCCAATCCACTGGTCAACTCCAGCGGTAGTGCCAGAGCAGAGCCAGTTAGCCagcttgatgttgatgtctTGGAATCTCCAAGTGAAGAGGCGATCTCTCAAGAAGGGTGGCAGGTAAGAGTCGAGAAGAGGAGCCTGCCAGCTCACATCAATGGGTAGCTCCTGTGCATTGGGGTTAGGCTTGTTTCCCAGGATTGGAAACAAGATAGGGTTGGGGATTTTCTACGCCGCAAGTCAGTTTTGATTTTCTGCGAATAGTTATGGTCATCTCACCTTTGGGGCACCAAGGAAACCCTGTCTGTGACATAGAACAACACGCTTCGTAGGCGAGGTAACAGCGAGATGGGCAATATCCATACCCGTCTCACCGGTTCCGAGAACGACGACTTGGCTGCCTTGAGGAAAttcctctctcttcttgaaCTGGGAAGAGTGTTTGACAATCTTCACCTTGTCCATGCCAGGGACATCGGGGATATTGGGCGTGACGTGGAGGCCACTGCATATAGCGACAGCATCACATTCCCAAGTCTTATCAATTCCATCAGGACCGCGGTAATGAACAATGTGACCACCGGCCTGACCTCGTCTGATAGAAGTAACAGGGGTTGAAAGTGAAATATTGGGCACAAGGTTGAAATGTTCGGCATACTCCTTCAAGTAGCGGATAAACCTTTCAGCACTCAGAAAGTCTGGATCTTCAAGGTCTGCACGCCA includes:
- a CDS encoding hypothetical protein (TransMembrane:1 (o29-52i)) — translated: MERLKMDSLNININEWFEKDLPVTPDWKLFALASVAFVVLRFACIVIYRLYFSPLSKFPGPKLAAATHLYESYYDFWKQGQYYKVIQRMHEVYGPLVRVTPDELSINDPDYYDTVYVNGNVRRTESFGHSFGGGLGIEDTFFASQDHDLHRKRRKPIEPYFSRNGVLKLEELIGDRVEKLFHKFHELSGTGVVARLDYAFEAFTGDVMQHICIEKPESLLNSDDFSSEWFEMLRNVSLSVPLMGMIPWLVHVLKFIPESVIMWLAPSAAHFQTFRVQAGRQIEQAKREKSENDRKGIATVGGKPTLFRFLVHESGLAPEDLSTERLQKEAMVLLGGGTTTTARTATMTCFWMLSMPEKGQRLRDELKDIMAEYPKKKPSLTELEKLPYLGAVIQESLRMAYGSMRRLPRTSPDVALQFKDWVIPPGTPVGMNAYYLHTDPNAFPEPFEYKPERWLGKVTPAMKRSFVPFSRGSRRCPGSSLALADLHFVLAALFGPTGPKFELFESDRSDVDAIHDYLMPLPRLDSKGVRVTVK
- a CDS encoding hypothetical protein (TransMembrane:1 (i22-46o)), with the translated sequence MTLSYSTMELPSFSLKFDHEKLLPLAIITAGLLVTSLAAIAIYRVWFHPLSIFPGPKWLAISNVPERYMSNISGTWIWRVSGLHRKYGPIVRIGPNRLAVDGSIGWFQVYAMRGKDDEFPKYPEYIFPGDGLSILGANQMNHRRHRRQFWSAFNDQALVEQEIVIQPYTDMLLQRLSERAKIGEPINIVDWINFLLFDIAGELVFSSPFDCLDKQEYHPWVSNFFRAVKGNAVNRFVKHYPITEPIVNFFFTGKEQIQREADQRNMTFHHAMQRMKLGEQPTPGRRDFMSFLMRRNRDGGGLTDHEILVDCPVLIGASSETTTTALSGFFFYLGISPVAYQRLVEEVRSSFKSESEINMKTTKQLEYLNATVDEALRVYPPAAESPPRISPGAEIEGKYLPKGVVVSVYQWGTFHNPDNFADPDDFIPERWLQPSHPLHNPKYDNDNRSVYRPFGFGMRDCLGKNLAHAEIRVVVSRILYRFDYELAPNQENWHANQKCFMAWDKTPLILTLKPRDFAP
- a CDS encoding hypothetical protein (TransMembrane:1 (o587-606i)); its protein translation is MRVAVVGAGPGGLVTLKYLKEATKFFDIDPIDVRLFEREDEVGGTFTKRTYEDAELVSSKYLTCFSDWRADLEDPDFLSAERFIRYLKEYAEHFNLVPNISLSTPVTSIRRGQAGGHIVHYRGPDGIDKTWECDAVAICSGLHVTPNIPDVPGMDKVKIVKHSSQFKKREEFPQGSQVVVLGTGETGMDIAHLAVTSPTKRVVLCHRQGFLGAPKKIPNPILFPILGNKPNPNAQELPIDVSWQAPLLDSYLPPFLRDRLFTWRFQDINIKLANWLCSGTTAGVDQWIGGLDADRFHTSQSFFNKAVWRCLHYISEPYRPTNPGIVERIRRAIVTIPVKEVPGNKYIDLAPWPTHIDDKGVMHFRENGRPEAERMKKLGPVKPDMVVYATGYTQEFKFFEEANKNGENYPTCAEADVRCIWRHNDPTVGFIGFVRPGYGAIPPLAELQAQLWLMTLVKPEVGRSLSSREEYHFKLHGHKRIDYGVHHESYAYQLALDMDAVPTFWDGVRVGWNAGAKHPGLWWRLPVLWLTGAQFNTKFRVVGPYQWDGAVDVLGSELWETITRREGLFGAFVMTIVPMTMVGTSSIIMWFVELFAALLSAIGRIAKGTFWRVV